A single region of the Epinephelus moara isolate mb chromosome 16, YSFRI_EMoa_1.0, whole genome shotgun sequence genome encodes:
- the LOC126403545 gene encoding piggyBac transposable element-derived protein 4-like, whose amino-acid sequence MRRLLNVEQALHLLFERDVAEGNADPESEPESEDFDDEGDDPSFVLEEEREEKEPPTSAPSGTRRSAQRRGRRSAPTRSRSPLTQAAEPEPRLHSEPWKTEEDADTAPAVSRFQPRRTPGVQVETLSPHSPKDLFLLFFATDTVKQICSNTNKNAAKNKELGKKYKWTDIETDDLYKFFGLLMYMSLVSLPSLQDYWRQNHVLSVHLPAKVMTRDRFRSIFWNIHLSDPEEDVHNDRQKGTPGHDKLFRVRPLYDDILSACQAYYHPRRELAVDERMVATKAKTGMTQYMKDKPTKWGIKLFVLAESSSGYTINFSIYTGKAVTVSEHGLSYDVVMKLIQPSCLGTGYHVYMDNFYTSPKLFMDLASMKFGACGTYRESRKGCPRGRENALTKRCERGSVRWIREGPLVFVKWMDTREVSVCSTIHPAFSGDTVRRRVKDRDGRWAVRDFPCPTPIVAYNQSMGGVDLSDQLIQYYSTHRKTGHWYRTMLLHFLDIATTNAFILHREMSNAKQVQPMTHKDFMVELVSQLCGMDKEGVPQSRRADHVPVPIVTATDASQKATKGRQRCKHCLQVDNRRSDTPWKCQACDVPLCVVVDRNCFSEWHK is encoded by the coding sequence ATGAGGCGACTCCTGAATGTGGAGCAGGCACTGCATCTCCTCTTTGAGCGGGATGTAGCGGAGGGAAACGCGGATCCGGAGTCGGAGCCAGAGAGTGAGGACTTTGATGATGAAGGGGATGATCCATCGTTTGTGttggaagaggagagagaggaaaaggagcCTCCGACGAGCGCACCGAGTGGCACCCGGAGGTCCGCACAGAGGAGGGGACGGCGTAGCGCGCCCACACGGTCACGGTCTCCACTGACACAGGCGGCAGAGCCAGAGCCACGCCTCCACTCTGAGCCCTGGAAGACAGAGGAGGATGCTGACACTGCCCCAGCAGTAAGCAGGTTCCAGCCACGGAGAACACCAGGAGTCCAGGTAGAGACACTTTCTCCACACAGTCCAAAAGacctgtttctgttgttttttgccactgacacaGTCAAGcaaatctgcagcaacacaaacaaaaatgccGCAAAAAACAAGGAGTTAGGGAAAAAGTACAAATGGACTGACATAGAGACAGATGATCTGTACAAGTTTTTTGGTCTTCTTATGTACATGTCTTTGGTGTCGCTGCCAAGTCTCCAAGACTACTGGAGACAAAATCACGTTTTGTCTGTACACCTTCCAGCCAAAGTGATGACACGAGACAGGTTCAGATCCATATTTTGGAACATCCACCTCAGTGATCCTGAGGAGGATGTTCATAATGACAGACAGAAGGGAACACCAGGCCATGACAAATTGTTTAGAGTCAGGCCTCTTTATGATGATATCCTCAGTGCCTGCCAGGCTTATTACCACCCGAGGAGGGAGCTGGCAGTGGATGAAAGGATGGTGGCGACTAAGGCAAAAACTGGCATGACACAATATATGAAGGACAAGCCAACTAAATGGGGGATTAAACTTTTTGTATTGGCCGAGTCAAGCAGTGGCTACACCATCAATTTCAGCATATACACTGGCAAGGCAGTAACTGTGAGTGAACATGGGCTGTCTTATGATGTGGTCATGAAGCTTATTCAGCCATCCTGTCTTGGCACTGGATATCACGTCTACATGGACAATTTTTACACCAGTCCCAAACTATTCATGGACCTGGCCAGCATGAAATTTGGAGCGTGTGGCACCTACAGGGAGAGCAGAAAAGGATGCCCCAGAGGGAGGGAAAATGCTCTCACCAAAAGATGTGAAAGAGGATCAGTGAGATGGATCAGAGAGGGCCCACTTGTGTTTGTGAAGTGGATGGACACACGGGAGGTGTCTGTGTGCTCCACCATCCATCCTGCATTTTCAGGTGACACAGTGCGGAGAAGGGTGAAGGACAGAGATGGACGCTGGGCTGTGCGAGACTTTCCCTGTCCCACACCAATCGTGGCCTACAACCAGAGTATGGGTGGGGTTGATCTGTCAGATCAGCTCATACAGTATTACTCCACCCACAGAAAAACTGGTCACTGGTACAGGACCATGTTGCTGCACTTCTTGGACATTGCAACAACAAATGCCTTCATCTTGCACCGTGAGATGAGCAATGCCAAGCAGGTGCAGCCCATGACACATAAAGATTTCATGGTGGAGCTGGTGAGTCAGCTTTGTGGCATGGACAAGGAAGGTGTTCCTCAGAGCAGGAGAGCTGATCATGTTCCTGTGCCCATTGTCACAGCCACAGATGCAagccaaaaagccacaaaaGGCAGACAGAGGTGCAAACATTGCCTCCAGGTGGACAACAGGAGGAGTGACACACCCTGGAAGTGTCAGGCCTGTGATGTGCCCCTCTGTGTTGTGGTGGACAGGAACTGCTTTTCAGAGTGGCACAAATAA